A window from Sphingobacterium hotanense encodes these proteins:
- a CDS encoding Sec-independent protein translocase subunit TatA/TatB, giving the protein MNLAFLNIGTQEMMLIVLVALLLFGGKKLPELARGLGRGIREFKDASEGIKREISDQINNFEKEIEDVKADIEKEPETRVAEQKPEETSEVTGENGEGLAKKEKKAPQFTAPSGTYEHQPYQTPTADDYYSYGYNDHFANNDSPETPSDEAAETNTEDTPSTDNNPSKEEPTKNA; this is encoded by the coding sequence ATGAATTTAGCGTTTTTGAACATAGGTACTCAAGAGATGATGTTGATCGTTTTGGTGGCCTTGTTGTTGTTTGGTGGTAAGAAATTACCAGAGTTAGCTAGAGGATTGGGACGTGGAATCCGTGAGTTTAAAGATGCCTCAGAAGGGATTAAGCGCGAGATATCCGATCAGATCAATAATTTTGAAAAGGAGATAGAGGATGTTAAAGCTGATATAGAGAAGGAGCCTGAGACGCGCGTGGCGGAGCAGAAGCCTGAGGAGACCAGCGAGGTGACTGGAGAGAACGGCGAAGGACTAGCGAAGAAAGAGAAGAAGGCGCCTCAATTTACAGCACCATCGGGTACATACGAACATCAGCCTTATCAAACACCTACTGCTGATGATTATTACAGTTATGGCTACAATGATCATTTTGCAAATAATGATAGTCCAGAAACACCTTCAGATGAAGCTGCTGAGACGAATACAGAGGATACTCCTTCCACTGATAATAATCCTTCGAAAGAAGAGCCTACAAAAAATGCCTAA
- the ltrA gene encoding group II intron reverse transcriptase/maturase has translation MLEEILHIRNVKHAVDRVISNGGASGIDGMQIDNLRDYLNTNWKTLRSDILSGTYRPQAVRKVEIPKASGGKRMLGIPTVIDRVIQQSISQWLGLKYEGDFHDNSYGFRANRNAHQAVSKAQEYLNLGYTWVVELDLEQFFDQVNHDKLMHLLSKKITDRRVLALIGKYLRCGIMDHGLEQKRTKGTPQGSPLSPLLSNIILNELDTELSSRGHRFVRYADDCSIYTKSNKSATRIMRNITSYIESTLKLKVNREKSKLSRPSQSSLLGFSFFKTQGDWQIRISAKSIERIREKLRQNTRRNTVTPMHERLTKLR, from the coding sequence ATGCTGGAAGAGATATTACACATCCGAAATGTCAAACACGCAGTTGATCGTGTCATCTCTAATGGAGGTGCCAGCGGGATTGATGGTATGCAGATCGATAACCTTCGTGACTACCTCAATACGAATTGGAAAACCCTTCGGTCGGATATTCTCTCTGGCACTTACCGCCCACAAGCTGTTCGGAAAGTAGAGATTCCCAAAGCAAGTGGCGGCAAGCGTATGCTGGGTATTCCAACGGTCATCGACCGAGTTATTCAGCAAAGCATTTCCCAATGGCTTGGGTTAAAGTATGAGGGTGATTTTCACGATAACAGCTACGGCTTCCGTGCGAATCGTAATGCTCATCAGGCCGTCAGTAAAGCGCAAGAGTATCTGAACTTGGGCTACACGTGGGTCGTTGAACTTGATTTGGAACAATTCTTCGATCAAGTGAACCACGACAAACTGATGCACCTTTTGAGCAAGAAGATTACGGATCGTCGAGTCCTAGCCCTGATCGGGAAATACCTTCGTTGTGGGATTATGGATCATGGTCTTGAACAAAAGCGAACCAAGGGCACACCACAGGGCAGTCCTTTAAGTCCACTTTTGTCAAACATCATCCTGAACGAACTGGATACGGAACTCAGCTCCCGTGGACATCGATTTGTACGCTATGCGGATGACTGTAGTATCTACACGAAGAGCAATAAATCCGCCACTCGTATTATGCGCAACATCACCAGCTACATCGAATCTACACTAAAGCTGAAAGTGAACCGTGAAAAGAGTAAGTTAAGCAGACCTTCCCAAAGTAGTTTACTCGGCTTTAGTTTCTTCAAAACTCAAGGAGATTGGCAGATTCGTATCTCTGCAAAGAGTATCGAACGAATCCGAGAGAAGTTACGTCAAAATACTCGACGTAATACAGTCACTCCTATGCATGAGCGACTGACTAAACTACGGTAA
- a CDS encoding group II intron maturase-specific domain-containing protein: protein MIHGWVDYFRIATNKKVMVALDKLVRRRLRVLLWKQWKTAGNRIRNLMKLGAQRWLAYQHANTRKSYTRTGTSPIVQTTLTNSYFTKLGYEGFADYYYWRTTHQTTLF from the coding sequence ATTATTCACGGCTGGGTGGATTACTTTCGTATAGCAACGAATAAGAAGGTGATGGTAGCACTAGATAAACTAGTGCGAAGACGCTTGCGTGTTCTGCTTTGGAAACAATGGAAGACGGCAGGTAATCGAATTCGGAACTTAATGAAACTGGGAGCCCAACGCTGGCTTGCCTACCAACATGCGAACACCCGTAAATCCTATACTCGGACAGGGACAAGTCCTATCGTTCAAACAACGCTAACAAACTCATACTTTACTAAATTAGGTTACGAAGGATTTGCAGACTACTATTACTGGAGAACAACGCATCAAACGACGTTATTCTAA